In a single window of the Raphanus sativus cultivar WK10039 chromosome 9, ASM80110v3, whole genome shotgun sequence genome:
- the LOC108825802 gene encoding serine/threonine/tyrosine-protein kinase HT1 has product MSGSCFNPFRLRRSLRSKFLPESSFPASLSANPSSSKTNRYAESETMEKKRFDSMESWSMILESENVETWEASKGEREEWTADLSQLFIGNKFASGAHSRIYRGIYKQRAVAVKMVRIPTHKKETRAKLEQQFKSEVALLSRLFHPNIVQFIAACKKPPVYCIITEYMSQGNLRMYLNKKEPYSLSIETVLRLALDISRGMEYLHSQGVIHRDLKSNNLLLNDEMRVKVADFGTSCLETQCREAKGNMGTYRWMAPEMIKEKPYTRKVDVYSFGIVLWELTTALLPFQGMTPVQAAFAVAEKNERPPLPASCQPALAHLIKRCWSENPSKRPDFSNIVAVLEKYDECVKEGLPLTSHASLTKTKNAILDRLKGCVSAISSPSSSSSVPVNA; this is encoded by the exons ATGTCTGGTTCATGTTTCAACCCGTTTCGTCTCAGGCGGTCTCTGAGATCCAAATTTCTTCCAGAGTCTTCCTTCCCCGCCTCCTTATCCGCAAACCCATCTTCCTCCAAAACCAACCGGTATGCAGAAAGCGAGacgatggagaagaagagattcgaCAGCATGGAATCTTGGTCTATGATCCTAGAGTCCGAGAACGTGGAGACATGGGAAGCGTCTAAAGGGGAAAGAGAGGAATGGACCGCTGATCTTTCGCAGCTCTTTATTGGGAACAAGTTTGCTTCGGGAGCGCACAGCAGGATTTACAGAGGGATCTACAAACAGAGAGCGGTCGCCGTGAAGATGGTGAGGATCCCAACACACAAGAAAGAGACAAGGGCTAAACTCGAACAGCAGTTTAAGTCCGAGGTTGCTCTGCTTTCTCGTCTCTTTCACCCTAACATCGTCCAG ttTATTGCGGCTTGCAAGAAACCGCCGGTTTACTGCATAATAACTGAGTACATGTCACAAGGTAATCTCCGAATGTACCTCAACAAGAAGGAACCTTACTCGCTCTCGATTGAGACCGTACTAAGGCTAGCTTTAGACATCTCAAGAGGAATGGAGTATCTTCACTCGCAGGGTGTTATCCACAGAGACCTAAAGTCCAACAATTTACTTTTGAATGATGAAATGAGAGTTAAGGTTGCAGATTTTGGGACTTCTTGTCTTGAGACACAATGCAGAGAAGCCAAGGGTAATATGGGAACTTATCGATGGATGGCTCCAGAGATGATCAAGGAGAAACCTTATACTAGAAAAGTCGATGTTTATAGCTTCGGTATCGTTCTATGGGAACTCACAACTGCCTTGCTTCCATTCCAAGGCATGACTCCCGTGCAAGCCGCGTTTGCAGTCGCTGAAAAG AACGAGAGACCGCCATTACCGGCTAGCTGTCAGCCTGCGCTAGCTCACCTGATCAAGAGGTGCTGGTCGGAGAACCCTTCAAAGCGACCGGACTTCTCAAACATTGTGGCGGTGCTAGAGAAGTACGACGAATGTGTCAAAGAAGGACTGCCTTTGACGTCACATGCAAGCCTGACGAAGACCAAAAACGCGATTCTTGATCGACTTAAAGGCTGCGTCTCAGCCATCAGCTCaccatcttcctcttcttctgttCCTGTAAATGCCTAG